GCCCTCTTTACGATCGGAGCGGTCGTCTCACGTCCGGTTCTGGCGCCCAGTAATCCAGAGGACGAAGTCGGCGAGCCCCTCTTTCCGGATTTCAATAATCCCGACCAGGCGGCTTCGCTCTCGATCACCAAATACGACAGCGAACTTGTCACGCTCAACTCGCTGACGCTGGAAGAAAGTCCGACCGGTTGGGTCGTCTCGTCCGAAGGAGGCTATCCGGCGGATGCGGAGGATCAGGTTCGAAACGCAGCGACGGCGCTGATTGGTTTAAAAGTGATCGGCGCCTTTGACGCGTTGCCGAGTCAGTTGGCCGAGTTCGCCCTGGTCAAGCCGGACGCCGAGACTCTGAACATTACCGACAGCGGCGTGGGACAATTGGTGGTGATTTCAGACGCCGACAAAAAGCCGTTGGCCGAATTGATTATCGGCAAGCAAGACGACAAGCAACCGGGGATTCGCTATGTCCGCATTCCCAGCCGCGATCGCATCTATGTCGTGCAGCTTGACGCCGCCGCGTTTCCGATCGAATTTGAAAAGTGGATCGACAACGACCTGCTGGAGCTGAATCCTTTCGACGTGGCGCAGATGACGTTTCGCGATTACAACGCGGCGCTATTGCAAGGCGCCGGCGGAGCGCGGATCGACCGCGCTGACAAGATGGAAGCGGTCGTCGACTACAACGATATCGACAACAAATGGACGCTCCGTTCGCTCCAGTTGCCGCAAAACGGCCGCCTGGCGCCGGCCGAGTTGGGACCTGATCAAAAGCTGAACGACACCGCGTTGACCGCCGTGCGCACGGCGCTGGATGAGTTGCAATTGGTCGATGTCGTGAAAAAGCCGGCGGGCCTGGCCGAAAATCTGAAGGTCGACGGGCAGTTCAACAACGAAGGGCTCGATACGCTGATCCTGAACGGATTTTTGCCGTACGGAACGGCGCCGATGACCTTGATCGGCGATAGCGGCGAAATCAATATTCATACGAAAGACGCATTGAAATATCGGTTGCTCTTCGGCAAAGAAGAGGACGGCGGTGAAGAAGGCCCTCGTCGCTATCTGATGGTGCAAGTCGAGCTCGACAAAGCCGCATTGCCGCCGCCTGAGACGACGGAAGTGCCGGAGTTGAAAGAAGGGGACGGCGTCGACGTCAAGAAATTGGCGGACGAAATCGCCGCGATCAAGCTGGCCAACGATCGTGCGATAGACGCCTATCGCGAAAAGCATAACGCCGCGCTGCGGAAGGTCTTTGAGATGAATTCTCGGTTCGCCGATTGGTACTACGTGATCTCAAACGATCAGTATGAGAAGATTTTGCTGACGCAGAATAAGCTGATCGATTCGCCTGCCGGTGCTGCTCCCCAACAGCAACCTCAATCGGGCGTACCGTTCATGC
The nucleotide sequence above comes from Blastopirellula sp. J2-11. Encoded proteins:
- a CDS encoding DUF4340 domain-containing protein; protein product: MNELVKTSIFVGVAALFTIGAVVSRPVLAPSNPEDEVGEPLFPDFNNPDQAASLSITKYDSELVTLNSLTLEESPTGWVVSSEGGYPADAEDQVRNAATALIGLKVIGAFDALPSQLAEFALVKPDAETLNITDSGVGQLVVISDADKKPLAELIIGKQDDKQPGIRYVRIPSRDRIYVVQLDAAAFPIEFEKWIDNDLLELNPFDVAQMTFRDYNAALLQGAGGARIDRADKMEAVVDYNDIDNKWTLRSLQLPQNGRLAPAELGPDQKLNDTALTAVRTALDELQLVDVVKKPAGLAENLKVDGQFNNEGLDTLILNGFLPYGTAPMTLIGDSGEINIHTKDALKYRLLFGKEEDGGEEGPRRYLMVQVELDKAALPPPETTEVPELKEGDGVDVKKLADEIAAIKLANDRAIDAYREKHNAALRKVFEMNSRFADWYYVISNDQYEKILLTQNKLIDSPAGAAPQQQPQSGVPFMLQPAPKPVQQPPVQSMEPAAKPVEPVKPAAAEEAATKPAAETPKEDAPKADKPAEEKPAAEAPAAD